The genomic DNA GGCCCGCAAACCCCGCCCATGAGCACCCTGATCCTTTTCCTGCCCCTGGCCCCGTCCGGGCCCACCGCCGACTACAGCTACACGCTGACCGCCGACGGCCACACCGCACTTCGCCACGCCAGCGCCCCTGCGGCGCTGCTGCCCGAGCCTGCCCGGCCGGGCGGCGAGGTGGTGGCCGTGGTGCCGGCGCAGGCGCTTTCGTGGCAGCGCGTGCAGTTGCCCAACGGCGTGCCGCTGGGCACCGGCCAGCAAACGTCGCGCCTGCGCTCGGTGCTGGAAGGCCTGCTCGAAGACCTGCTGCTCGACGACCCAGCCCAGCTGCACTTTGCCCTGCAACCGGCGGCCCGCGCGGGCGAACCCGTGTGGGTGGCCGTGTGCGACCGCGCCTGGCTGCGTGAAGCGCTGCAGGCCCTCGAATCTGCAGGCCGGCGCGTATCGCGCGTGGTGCCTGAATTTGCACCGGGCCCCACCGCCAGCGGCCAGCCCGAGCTGTTTGCGCTGGGCACGCCCGAAGAGGCCCACCTGGTGCTGTGCGGCCATGGGGCCGAGCAGGCGGTGACCGTGCTGCCCCTGTCGTCCGTGGCGCTGGGCCTGATCGGCCCGGCCCCCGTAGATGCCGACGAGGCGATGCCCCCGGTGCACGCCGAGCCCGCCGTGGCGGCGCTGGCCGAGCGCACGCTGGGCCGCCCCGTGGTGCTGCACACCGCCAGCCAGCGCGCGCTCGATGCGGCGCGCGGCGACTGGGACCTGGCGCAGTTCGACCTGGCCAGCACTGGGCGCACCCGCGCCCTGCGCAAGGCCGGCAGCGCCGCCAGCGCCTTTTTGTATGCGCCGCAGTGGCGCGCGGCACGCTGGGGCGCAGGCCTGCTGGCCGCTGCCCACCTCGTCGGCCTGAACGCCTGGGCCTGGCAGGAGCGCGATGCACTCGCCGCCAAGCAGGCCGCGGTGCGCAACGCGCTCACCCAGACCTTCCCCAAGGTGCAGGTGGTGGTGGACGCCCCGGTGCAGATGGAGCGCGAACTGGCCGTGCTGCGCCAGGCCGCCGGCAGCGTGTCGCCGCGCGACCTGGAACCCCTGCTCGCGGCGGCAGGCGCCGCCCTGCCCGCAGACCAGTTGCCCAATGCATTGGAATACACCGCCGGCGAGCTGCGCCTGCGCGGCATCACGCTGGCGCCCGAGGAGCAAACGGCCGCGTTCACCCGGCTGCAGGCTGCGGGCTACAGCGCCCGCCTGGACGACGGCAGCCTGTTGCTGCGCGCAGAGGTGACGCCATGAACGCCCCCACCATGAACCTCTCCTTGCCAGCGCGCTGGAAGGCCCTGGCCCCGCGCGAGCAAAACCTGGTCCTGGCCGCGGGCAGCGTGGTGGTCCTGGCGCTGCTGTGGTGGGTGGCCCTGGCTCCGGCCCTGAACACGCTGCGCACGGCCCCGGCGCGCCATGCGGCCCTGGATGCCCAGTTGCAGCGCATGCACAGCCTGCAGGCCGAAGCCCTGCAACTGCAGGCCGCACCGCGCAGCGCCCCGGGCGATGCCGTGGCCAGCCTGCGCAGCGCGCTGACCCAGCGCCTGGGCGCCACCGCCCAGCTCAGCCTGGCGGGCGACCGTGCCACCATCACACTCAAGGGCGCGCCCGCCGACGCACTGGCCCAATGGCTGGCCCAGGCGCGCAGCAATGCGCTGGCGGTGCCGGTAGAAGCCCGCCTCACGCGCAGCCCGGCGGCTGCGGCCCCCGCGCCGCCTGCCACCCTCGGCAATGCGCCCGCTGCGGCCGCACCGCGCTGGGATGGCAGCCTGGTGCTGGCCCTGCCCGCCCGCTGACCGGCAGCCCTTTCCGTGCTGCGCAACATGCCTTCCCCCTCGCGTTCCAGCGCCCGGCGCACTGTCACGGCGGCACCGCGTGCGCCCTGGGGCTGGGCTGCCGCCGGGTTGCTGGTGGGCGTGCTGCCGGCGTTGGTCGCCTTTGCGCCGGCACAGTGGCTGGCGCAGGCGGTGGACGGCGCCAGCGGCGGGCAAGTGCTGCTGGTACAGGCGCGTGGCACCGTGTGGACCGGCTCGGCCCAGCTGGTGCTGACCGGCGGCGGCGCCAGCCAGGACCGCGCAGCGCTGCCCGGGCGCCTGGAATGGCGCTTGCGTCCCACCCTGCGCGGCCTGCGCGCCCAGGTGCACGCCGCCTGCTGCATGCCGGCACCGTTGCAGGCCCGCGTGGATGCCCGCTGGGGCGGCATGCGGCTGGCGCTGGCCGATGGCCAGGGCCAGTTTCCTGCCGGCCTGCTGACCGGACTGGGAACGCCGTGGAACACCCTGCAGCCCGAGGGCCAACTGGCCGTGCAGACCCGGGGCCTGGAAGCGGTGTGGACTTCAGGCCGCCTGGCACTGACGGGCATGGCCCAGCTCGATGCGCGGGCCATGTCCTCGCGCCTGTCCACCCTGCGCCCCATGGGCAGCTACCGGCTCGTGCTGCAGGGCGGCGAATTGCCCACGCTCACGCTGAGCACGCTCGACGGCGACCTGCGGCTGAGCGGCAGCGGCCAATGGGTGGGCCAGCGCCTGCGTTTTACGGGCGAGGCCAGCGCCACGCCCGAACGCGAAGCGGCCCTGGCCAATCTCCTGAACATCATCGGACGGCGCAATGGCGCGCGCTCCATCATCACCGTGGGTTGACCCTATGACTTCCAATCTTTCGCCAGAATGGCGATTTGCTATTAATAAAATAGCTACATGCGCTTTACTGGCAAGCCTTAGCGGTCAAATTCATGCACAAACAGCCATCGGAACCGGCACCAGCAGCGTGCGCCCGGGCGAGCCCGTCACGCTGAACTTCGCCAATGCCGAGATCGAGGCCGTGGCCCGCACCATGGCCACCATCACCGGCCGCAACGTGGTGGTGGACCCGCGTGTCAAAGGCCAGCTCACCCTGATCACCGAGCGGGCCGTGACGCCCGCAGCAGCCTTCCAGCAGTTCCTGGCCGCGCTGCGGCTGCAGGGCTTCACGGTGGTCGAGTCCGCCGGCCTGTACAAGGTGGTGCCCGAAGCCGATGCCAAGCTGCAGGGCGGCAGCGTGAGCGTGTGGCAAGGCGGCGCCGCGGGCCCCGGCGGCGGGCAGATCGTCACGCAGATCTTCAAGCTCAATTACGAAAACGCGGCCAACCTGGTGCCGGTGCTGCGCCCGCTGATCAGCCCCAACAACACCATCAACGTGAACCCCGGTAACAACTCGCTGGTAATCACCGACTATGCCGACAACCTGCAGCGCCTGGCGCGCATCGTGGCGGCCATGGATGTCGCCAATGCCAGCGATGTCGAGATCATCCTGCTCAAAAACGCCGTGGCCACCGACCTGGCCCCGCTGGTGGCGCGGCTCATCGATGGCGGCAGCGCGGCCGCCCCGGCCGCGGCCCAGGGCCAGACCGACACTTCGTTCAAGACCACGCTGCTGGCTGAGCCGCGCAGCAACGCCCTGATCCTGCGCGCCGCCAACCCGGCCCGCGTGGCCCAGGTGCGCGCGCTGGTGGACAAACTCGACCAGCCGCCCGTGCCCGGCAGCAGTGCGGCCAGCGGCAACATCCATGTGGTCTATCTCAAGAATGCCGATGCCACCAAGCTGGCGACCACGCTGCGCGCGGCCATGGCGGCCGCAGGGGGCGGCAGTGGCGCCGCATCGTCGCCATCGTCATCGGTCTCATCGGGCGGCCTTTCAACTTCTGCCAATTCGGGCTTGACCGGCAACACCAGCAGCAACGCCGGGCTCAATGCCGGCGCTTCCAGCGGCCTGGGGATGGACATGGGCATGGGCATGGGCATGGGCTCTGGCAGCAGCACCAGCAGCAACCAACCATCGACCGGCGGCCAGATCCAGGCCGACCCCACGACCAATTCGCTCATCATCACCGCGCCCGAGCCCCAGTACCGGCAGCTGCGCGCGGTGATCGACAAGCTCGACGGCCGGCGCGCGCAGGTGCTGGTGGAAAGCCTGATCGTCGAGGTGTCCACCAACAAGCTGGCCGAGTTCGGCATCCAGTGGCAAAGCGTGATCGGCAACAGGGGCGATGGCGTGGTGGGCGCCATTGGCACCAACTCCAGCACCTCCGGTGCCAACATCATCGGGTTGACGGCGGGCATCCTGCAGGGCGGCACGGCTGCAGCCGCCGCCGCAGCCGGCCTGGGCGGCGGCCTGAATCTGACGCTGGCCCCGCGCGTGAACGGGCAGTATTACCTGGGCGCGCTGGCCAACTTTCTGCAAAACAGTGGCGATGCCAACGTGCTCTCCACCCCCAACCTGATGACGCTGGACAACGAAGAGGCCAAGATCGTCATCGGCAACAACGTGCCTTTCCCTACCGGCTCTTACGCCAACACAGGCGGCAATGCCGGCGCGGTCAACCCCTTCACCACCGTGGAGCGCAAGGACGTGGGCCTGATGCTGCGCGTGCGGCCGCAGATCAACGAAAACGGCACGGTGAAGATGGCGATCTACCAGGAGGTCTCCAAGATCGACTCCGCCACGCTCAAAGACCCCAATGGCCCGACCACCAGCAAGCGCTCCATCGAATCGAACGTGCTGGTGGACGACGGCAGCATCATCGTGCTGGGCGGCCTGCTGGAAGACAGCTACTCACAGGCCGAAGACAAGGTGCCGCTGATAGGCGACATTCCTGTGTTGGGCAACCTGTTTCGCAGCGAGAACCGCTCGCGCAAGAAGACCAACCTGTTGGTGTTCCTGCGCCCTGTGGTGGTGCGCGATGCGGCCGCCAGCGACGCGCTGATGATCGACCGCTACGACTCCATCCGCGCGCTGCAGCAGGCCACGCAGCCTGCGGCCAGCGTCGTGCTGCAGTCCGTCTCCGGCGCCCCGGTGCTGCCTGCGCTGCGCCCTGAAGCCGCTCCGTCCGCACCTGCCGGGCAGCCCCTGACCGCGCCCATGTCCGACCCCGCGCCCGTCAACGCGCCCGTCAACGCGCCCTGAGGCAGGCCCGCGATGCGCCATCCTCTGCCCTACGCCTTTGCGCGCACCGCCCAGTTGCTGCTGGAGGACGACGGCCAGCAGCTTGTGCTGTGGCACGGCCCCCAGCCCAACGCCAGCGCGCTGTCGGAAGTGCTGCGCAAGCACCCGGTGCAACAGCTGCTGCCGATCGATGCCAACAGCCTGGCCCAGCGCATCAGCGCAGCCTATGCGCAGGGCGAATCGAGCGCCGCCACGGTGGTGAGCGAGGTCGAGTCCGATGCCGACCTCTCGCGCATGATGCAGGAGCTGCCGGCGGTCGAAGACCTGCTGGAAACCGCCGACGACGCACCCATCATCCGCATGCTCAACGCCCTGCTCACGCAGGCCGCGCGCGACGGCGCCAGCGACATCCATATCGAGCCCTACGAACGCCACAGCAGCGTGCGCTTTCGCGTGGACGGCAGCCTGCGCGAGGTGGTGCAGCCCAACCGCGCGCTGCACGCCGCCCTGATCTCGCGCCTGAAAATCATGGCCGACCTCGATATTTCAGAAAAGCGCCTGCCGCAGGACGGCCGCATCAGCCTGCGCCTGGGCACCCGCGCCATCGACGTGCGCGTGTCCACCCTGCCCAGCGCCCATGGCGAACGCGCCGTGCTGCGCCTGCTGGACAAGAGCGAAAGCAAGATCAGCCTGGAGGCCGTGGGCATGCAGGGCGACACCTTGCACCGCTTTGAAAGCCTGATCGCCCAGCCGCACGGCATCGTGCTGGTGACCGGGCCCACGGGCTCGGGCAAGACCACCACGCTGTATGCGGCCTTGTCGCGGCTCGATGCCACGCGCAACAACATCATGACGGTGGAAGACCCCATCGAATACGAGCTGCCCGGCGTGGGCCAGACGCAGGTCAACAGCAAGATCGACCTGACGTTTGCCAAGGCCTTGCGCGCCATCCTGCGCCAGGACCCGGACATCATCATGATTGGCGAAATCCGCGACTTCGAGACCGCGCAGATCGCCATCCAGGCCTCGCTCACCGGCCACCTGGTGCTGGCCACGCTGCACACCAACGACGCCGCCAGCGCCGTCACGCGCCTGACCGACATGGGCGTGGAGCCGTTTTTGCTGTCGTCGTCCCTGCTGGGCGTGCTGGCCCAGCGCCTGGTGCGCAAGATTTGCACCCACTGCGCCGGCAAGGGCTGCGATGCCTGCGGCCAAACGGGCTACGCAGGCCGCACCGGCGTGTTCGAGCTGCTGGTCACCAACGATGCCATCCGCGCCCAGATCCACAACCAGGCCTCCGAAGCCGACATCCGCACCGCTGCGCTGGCCCATGGCATGGCACTGATGCGCGACGACGGCGAGCGGCTGATTGCTGCGGGCATCACCAGCCGCGAAGAAGTGCTGCGGGTGACGCGGGACTGACCCCCTGCGCGGCTTCGCCGCTTCCCCCAGCGGGACGCCACCCCTGGCCCGGCCAAGCCGGCTCCACGGTGGCACTGGCTTGAGGGGCGCCGGTTGCTGGCGGCGTGGCGCCACCTTGCACCACGTATCGCCCCACCAGAAGTCCGCCGCCGAAACGCTACATTATCAATAGCTTTCAGCGCTTACTGCATAAGCGCTAGAAGCCAAAAACACCACTATTGAATCTGCAGCGCCGCCTGCGCCTGCCGCACCGCTGCGGGCTGGCGGCCACGGGCTGCAGCCGCAGCGGTTGGCAGGGCACCAGGCAGGATGTCCGTCGCACCACCGTCATGCAGCTTGAACTGGCTGACGGCGCGCGTGAGCTGCAGGGCCTGCTCGCGCAACGATTCCGATGCGGCCGTGGACTGCTCTACCAGGGCCGCGTTCTGCTGCGTCATCTGGTCCAGCTGGGTGACCGACTGGCTGATGTGACCGATGTTGTCGCTTTGTTCGGCGGCCGAGGCGGTGATTTCGTTGATGATGCCCGACACGCGGCGCACGCTGCCCACGATTTCGGTCATGGTCTGGCCCGCCTGGCTCACAAGGCGTGAGCCGTCTTCCACGCGCTCGACCGACGAGCCGATCAGCTCCTTGATCTCCTTGGCCGCCCCGGCGCTGCGCTGGGCCAGGCTGCGCACCTCGCTGGCCACCACGGCAAAGCCACGGCCCTGCTCGCCGGCGCGTGCGGCCTCCACGGCAGCGTTGAGCGCCAGGATATTGGTCTGGAACGCAATGGAATCGATCACGCCCGTGATGTCGGCAATCTTGCGCGAGCTGGTGGTGATCTGGTCCATGGTGCTCACCACCTGCGACACCACGGCACCGCCGCGCGCCGCCACCTCGGCGGCCGACGAGGCAAAGTCGCTGGCCTGGCGCGAGGACTGCGCGCTTTGCTGCACCGTGTTGGTGAGCATTTCCATGGACGAGGCCGCTTCTTCGAGGTTGGCAGCGGTCTGCTCGGTGCGCTGGCTCAGGTCGTGGTTGCCGGTGGCGATCTCGTGGCTGGCGGTGGAGATATTGCCCGCCGCATCCTGCACCTGGTGCACCAGGCCGCGCAGCGACTGCTGCATGCGGCCCATGGCGCCCACCAGCTGGCCCACTTCGTCGTGGTTCAGCGCCTGTTCATCGCGTGACAGGTCGCCGCCGGCAATGCGCTCGGCCAGATCGCGGGCCTGGGCCAGCGAGCGGGTGATGGAACGCACGCTCAGGTAGGTGAGCGGAATCAACACCACCAGCGCCAGCACCAAGGCCACGCCGATCAGGCCAGACATGGTGGCGGCGAGGGTGTCCACACCCTGGCGCGCCTGCTGCATCTGCTCACGGGCCGCAGTGGCCAGCTGGGAGAACAGCTGGTCGGTGGCCTCCATGTGCTTTTTGAGGCGGTCGGCATAGGCGCCGCCGCCGGCACCGTCGATCTGGGCGCGCTCGATCTGGTCGAAGATGGGAACAATGCCGGCCTCATATTGCTTGATCTCGTCGAGCGACTTGTCGATGGCCGCCACAAAGGCCGGATCGCCCGCCTGCACCTGGCGCACGTCGGCCAGGCTCTTGCGCAGCGCCGCCAGCGTCTTGCCCCAGCTTTCGCGCAGCGCCGCCACTTCCACGGTGTTGTTGAAGTTGATGATGATGTCTTTTTCGGCGCGGCGCAGGTCCCCCAGCGAGGTGCGCAGGTCGGACATGTCGGTGAGGGTCTGGACCCGTTGGGAGAACAGGACTTCCAGCGTGCCGCGGGTGCGGTCCAGTGCGATGAACCCCATGCCCCCAATGATCACCAGCAATACGAGTGAAAAGGTCGTTGCGAAATACAGGCGCGTGCGAATGGAAAATCGACCCAGAGCGTTCATGGCTCTTCCTTACAAATTTTGACAAACAACTGGGTTTAGCAACTTTAATGCCACAACCTTGCCCAGCCTTCTGGGCTGGTGCTGGAGGACTATAAATGCCGCCACATTCGCGGCTGCACAGGGTATTCACCGGGCTTGGCACCAGCCCGTTGTGGCGCGGCGGTGCCCGTGCAGCGACAGGGGTTTAAGGGCAATTTGTGACATTTGTAGCAAATAATCAGGGGAAACCCTTGGGCGCTTCGCCGGGATGCGCCGTGCGATACACGCACCCTCAGCCATGGCCGCATGCCGGCGGGGATGGCCAGCCTCCCTGCGAACACCTGAAAAGCCCCGACCCCATTGACGAGCATCCATGTCCGCCCCCCTCTCCTCCCCCAAGCCATCCCAGGGCACCCTGGGCAGGCGACTGCTGACCACTTTCGCCGTGGTGCTGACGCTGACCCTGCTCGGCTCGCTGATCGGCATCTGGTCGCTGCGCCAGATCCAGCAATCCACCGAAACCATGGTGAGCCAGGGCGTGGCCACCGAGCGCCTGGTGGCCGACGCCTACCGCTACCAGGCCATCAACTCCGAGCGCTACAAGGCCATCGCACTGAGCTCGGAGCCCGAGGTGAGCGACATCCTGGGCGCGGACATTGCCGCCACCCAGCAGCTCTATGACGCGCGCATTGCCGATCTGGGCAAACGCCTGCAAGTGGCCGAAGACCGTGCCTTGCTCGACAGCATCGATGCTGCGGGGAAAGACTTCCTGCAAGCCCGCACCGAGCTGGTGGCGGCCCGCGATTCGGGCGTGACAGAACGCATCCGCAAGGTGTACACCGAGCGCTTCCGGCCCTCTTCCGGTGCATTGCTGTCCGCACTGGGCACGCTCACCCAATCGCAGCGCAACGCCATCGATGCCGGCGCACGCGAAGTCGAGCGCCTGGGCGCCGTGGCCCGCACCGCGCTGCTGGCCTTCAGCGCGATGGCGCTGCTGGTGGGCACCGTGCTGGCGCTCTGGCTGGTGCGCAGCATCACGCGCCCGATCGCGCTGGCCGGCACCACGGCCGACCGCGTGGCCGCCCTGGACCTGCGCCACGACATTGCCGGCCATGCAAAAGACGAGGCCGGCCGCATGCTCAACTCGCTGGCGGTGATGCAGCAAGCGCTGCGCACCCTGGTCGCGCAGGTGCGCGGATCAGCGCAGAACCTGAGCGTCGCCGCATCGGAAATCGCCAGCGGCAACACCGACCTGTCCAGCCGCACCGAAGAAACCTCCGCCAGCCTGCAAGAGACCGCGGCGTCGCTGGAGCACCTCACCAGCCGGGTGATGCAGTCCGCGCAGGCCGCGCACGACGCGCAGCATATGGTGGCCACCGCCACCGCGGTGGCACATGAAGGCGGCAGTGTGGTGGCCCAGGTGGAGCGCACCATGGAAGGCATCCACGCGTCGGCCAACAAGATCGTGGCCATCATCGGCGTGATCGACTCCATCGCCTTCCAGACCAACATCCTGGCGCTCAATGCCGCCGTCGAAGCGGCCCATGCGGGCGAACAGGGCCGCGGCTTTGCGGTGGTGGCGGCCGAGGTGCGCAACCTGGCCACGCGCTCGGCCGACGCTGCGCGGGAAATCAAGGCACTGATCCACGAATCGGTCGATCAGGTGAAAGAGGGCACCAGCCTGGCGGGCGTTGCCGGCAGCACCATGCAGCGCATCGTCGGCTCGATCCAGGACGCCGAACGCATGATGGGCGACATCACCGCCGCCACGCAGGACCAGAACCGCGACATCGGCCAGATCAACACCGCCGTGGCGCGGCTGGACCAGATGACCCAGGCCAACGCGGCGCTGGTGGAGCAGTCCATGGCCGCCTCGGCCGGCCTGCGCAGCCAGGCCCACGAGCTGTCCACCCTGATCAGCCAGTTTGTGCTGCCAGGCCAGGACGCGGCATCGGCATCGGCATCGCCCCAGATGGGCCTGGCACATCGGCGCCAAGCGCAGCTGACAACCAGCTAGACCACGCCGGGTCGCAGCCGGCTAACGACCCGGCCCCAGAGGGGCAGTCGAAGAAAATACAATAAAAATAGCCTCTAGCGCTTATCCAGCAAGCGCAAGAAGCTCATTTTTTAATAGCATTCATCAGACCGGCTTGATCGGCACGTACAGGCTGCTGCCGCCGCGCTGGAACTCTTCGGCCTTGGTCTCCATGCCCGCCGCCAGCGCCTCGGTCTCGGCAACCCCCTTTTGCTTTGCGAAGTCGCGCACCTCTTGCGTGATCTTCATCGAGCAGAACTTGGGCCCGCACATCGAGCAGAAATGCGCCACCTTGGAGGCATCCTTGGGCAGGGTCTCGTCGTGGTATTCCTTGGCCGTATCGGGATCGAGGCCCAGGTTGAACTGGTCCTGCCAGCGAAAGTCAAAGCGCGCCTGGCTGAGTGCATCGTCGCGCGAGCGGGCGCCCGGGTGGCCCTTGGCCACGTCGGCCGCGTGTGCGGCGATCTTGTAGGCGATGATGCCCTGCTTCACGTCGTCGCGGTCGGGCAGGCCCAGGTGCTCCTTGGGCGTCACGTAGCACAGCATGGCCGTGCCCATCCAGCCGATCATGGCGGCACCAATGGCGGACGCAATGTGGTCGTAGCCGGGGGCGATGTCGATGGTCAGCGGGCCCAGGGTGTAGAACGGCGCCTCGTGGCAGGTCTTGAGCTGCTCGGTCATGTTGGCCTGGATCATGTGCATGGGCACATGGCCGGGGCCTTCGATCATGGTTTGCACATCGTGCTTCCACGCCACCTGGGTCAGCTCGCCCAGCGTGTGCAGCTCGGCAAACTGGGCTTCGTCGTTGGCATCACTCGCGCAGCCGGGGCGCAGGCCATCGCCCAGGCTGAACGACACGTCGTACGCCTTCATGATGTCGCAGATGTCTTCGAAATGCTCGTACAAAAAGCTCTCGCGGTGGTGCGCCATGCACCACTTGGCCATGATGGAACCGCCGCGCGAGACGATGCCCGTGCGGCGCTGCGCCGTGAGGTGGATGTAGGCCAGGCGCACACCCGCGTGGATGGTGAAATAGTCCACGCCCTGCTCGGCCTGCTCGATCAGCGTGTCGCGGAAGATCTCCCAGGTCAGGTCTTCGGCCACACCGCCCACTTTTTCCAGCGCCTGGTAGATCGGCACGGTGCCAATCGGCACGGGCGAGTTGCGCACGATCCAGTCGCGCGTGGTGTGGATGTTCTTGCCGGTCGAGAGATCCATCACGTTGTCGGCGCCCCAGCGGATCGCCCAGACCAGCTTTTCGACTTCTTCCTCGATGCTCGACGTGACGGCCGAGTTGCCGATGTTGGCGTTGATCTTGACCAGGAAATTGCGGCCAATCGCCATGGGCTCCACCTCGGGGTGGTTGATGTTGGCGGGGATGATGGCGCGGCCCCGGGCCACTTCGTCGCGCACGAATTCGGGGGTGATGATGCGCGGGATGCTGGCACCCATCGGGTTGCCCATCAGGCGCTTCTCACGGCCAGCGTCGGCCATGTACTGCGCCATCCACTCGCGCTTGCCGTTTTCGCGGATGGCCACGTATTCCATCTCGGGCGTGATGATGCCTTTGCGGGCGTAGTGCATCTGCGTGACGTTACCGGTGTGGTTAGCGCCGGCCTTGGCGCGCAATGGCTTGCGTTGCAGGGCTGCGGCCTCGGCGCGCAGCTGGGCCAGGCGGGTGGCATCTTCGCTCTTTTGTCCGTCGTCCAGCGCTACGGGGGCGCGGCCTTCGTAGTGCTCCACATCGCCACGCGCGGCAATCCATGCATCCCGCACACCTGCGAGACCCTTGCGCACGTCAATCACGGCATCGGGGTCGGTGTAGGGGCCGGAAGTGTCGTACACACTGACCAGTTCGCCATTGGTCAGCGCGATGTCGCGCACGGGCACGCGCAGGTCGGTGTGCAAATGGCCGGGGATATAGGCTTTGCGCGATGCAGGAAAGGGCTCGCGCGTGCGGGCCAGCAGCTCCGCAAACTTTTCGGGGGCAGCGAGCTTGGCGTGGGGGTCGGGGGCGTTCATGGGCAGGTCTCCTGGTTCCGGTGGCGGTGGGGTCTGCTCCGGAATGGACCTGTGCGCCCCTCAGGTGGCTGCGCATGGCAGCGCCTGAGGCAAGGCGTGCCCACAGGGACTGCGGGCACGGGGACAAGGAGGTCGACTCTTCTTCCGCCGGTATGAACCGGATCAAGTTCGTCGGGTTCGCAAGGCCTGCCGAATTTCTTCAGCCACCT from Acidovorax sp. T1 includes the following:
- the gspL gene encoding type II secretion system protein GspL, with translation MSTLILFLPLAPSGPTADYSYTLTADGHTALRHASAPAALLPEPARPGGEVVAVVPAQALSWQRVQLPNGVPLGTGQQTSRLRSVLEGLLEDLLLDDPAQLHFALQPAARAGEPVWVAVCDRAWLREALQALESAGRRVSRVVPEFAPGPTASGQPELFALGTPEEAHLVLCGHGAEQAVTVLPLSSVALGLIGPAPVDADEAMPPVHAEPAVAALAERTLGRPVVLHTASQRALDAARGDWDLAQFDLASTGRTRALRKAGSAASAFLYAPQWRAARWGAGLLAAAHLVGLNAWAWQERDALAAKQAAVRNALTQTFPKVQVVVDAPVQMERELAVLRQAAGSVSPRDLEPLLAAAGAALPADQLPNALEYTAGELRLRGITLAPEEQTAAFTRLQAAGYSARLDDGSLLLRAEVTP
- the gspM gene encoding type II secretion system protein GspM — translated: MNAPTMNLSLPARWKALAPREQNLVLAAGSVVVLALLWWVALAPALNTLRTAPARHAALDAQLQRMHSLQAEALQLQAAPRSAPGDAVASLRSALTQRLGATAQLSLAGDRATITLKGAPADALAQWLAQARSNALAVPVEARLTRSPAAAAPAPPATLGNAPAAAAPRWDGSLVLALPAR
- the gspN gene encoding type II secretion system protein N, which gives rise to MPSPSRSSARRTVTAAPRAPWGWAAAGLLVGVLPALVAFAPAQWLAQAVDGASGGQVLLVQARGTVWTGSAQLVLTGGGASQDRAALPGRLEWRLRPTLRGLRAQVHAACCMPAPLQARVDARWGGMRLALADGQGQFPAGLLTGLGTPWNTLQPEGQLAVQTRGLEAVWTSGRLALTGMAQLDARAMSSRLSTLRPMGSYRLVLQGGELPTLTLSTLDGDLRLSGSGQWVGQRLRFTGEASATPEREAALANLLNIIGRRNGARSIITVG
- the gspD gene encoding type II secretion system secretin GspD, giving the protein MTSNLSPEWRFAINKIATCALLASLSGQIHAQTAIGTGTSSVRPGEPVTLNFANAEIEAVARTMATITGRNVVVDPRVKGQLTLITERAVTPAAAFQQFLAALRLQGFTVVESAGLYKVVPEADAKLQGGSVSVWQGGAAGPGGGQIVTQIFKLNYENAANLVPVLRPLISPNNTINVNPGNNSLVITDYADNLQRLARIVAAMDVANASDVEIILLKNAVATDLAPLVARLIDGGSAAAPAAAQGQTDTSFKTTLLAEPRSNALILRAANPARVAQVRALVDKLDQPPVPGSSAASGNIHVVYLKNADATKLATTLRAAMAAAGGGSGAASSPSSSVSSGGLSTSANSGLTGNTSSNAGLNAGASSGLGMDMGMGMGMGSGSSTSSNQPSTGGQIQADPTTNSLIITAPEPQYRQLRAVIDKLDGRRAQVLVESLIVEVSTNKLAEFGIQWQSVIGNRGDGVVGAIGTNSSTSGANIIGLTAGILQGGTAAAAAAAGLGGGLNLTLAPRVNGQYYLGALANFLQNSGDANVLSTPNLMTLDNEEAKIVIGNNVPFPTGSYANTGGNAGAVNPFTTVERKDVGLMLRVRPQINENGTVKMAIYQEVSKIDSATLKDPNGPTTSKRSIESNVLVDDGSIIVLGGLLEDSYSQAEDKVPLIGDIPVLGNLFRSENRSRKKTNLLVFLRPVVVRDAAASDALMIDRYDSIRALQQATQPAASVVLQSVSGAPVLPALRPEAAPSAPAGQPLTAPMSDPAPVNAPVNAP
- a CDS encoding GspE/PulE family protein; this translates as MRHPLPYAFARTAQLLLEDDGQQLVLWHGPQPNASALSEVLRKHPVQQLLPIDANSLAQRISAAYAQGESSAATVVSEVESDADLSRMMQELPAVEDLLETADDAPIIRMLNALLTQAARDGASDIHIEPYERHSSVRFRVDGSLREVVQPNRALHAALISRLKIMADLDISEKRLPQDGRISLRLGTRAIDVRVSTLPSAHGERAVLRLLDKSESKISLEAVGMQGDTLHRFESLIAQPHGIVLVTGPTGSGKTTTLYAALSRLDATRNNIMTVEDPIEYELPGVGQTQVNSKIDLTFAKALRAILRQDPDIIMIGEIRDFETAQIAIQASLTGHLVLATLHTNDAASAVTRLTDMGVEPFLLSSSLLGVLAQRLVRKICTHCAGKGCDACGQTGYAGRTGVFELLVTNDAIRAQIHNQASEADIRTAALAHGMALMRDDGERLIAAGITSREEVLRVTRD
- a CDS encoding methyl-accepting chemotaxis protein, translated to MNALGRFSIRTRLYFATTFSLVLLVIIGGMGFIALDRTRGTLEVLFSQRVQTLTDMSDLRTSLGDLRRAEKDIIINFNNTVEVAALRESWGKTLAALRKSLADVRQVQAGDPAFVAAIDKSLDEIKQYEAGIVPIFDQIERAQIDGAGGGAYADRLKKHMEATDQLFSQLATAAREQMQQARQGVDTLAATMSGLIGVALVLALVVLIPLTYLSVRSITRSLAQARDLAERIAGGDLSRDEQALNHDEVGQLVGAMGRMQQSLRGLVHQVQDAAGNISTASHEIATGNHDLSQRTEQTAANLEEAASSMEMLTNTVQQSAQSSRQASDFASSAAEVAARGGAVVSQVVSTMDQITTSSRKIADITGVIDSIAFQTNILALNAAVEAARAGEQGRGFAVVASEVRSLAQRSAGAAKEIKELIGSSVERVEDGSRLVSQAGQTMTEIVGSVRRVSGIINEITASAAEQSDNIGHISQSVTQLDQMTQQNAALVEQSTAASESLREQALQLTRAVSQFKLHDGGATDILPGALPTAAAAARGRQPAAVRQAQAALQIQ